One genomic segment of Streptococcus salivarius includes these proteins:
- a CDS encoding arginine repressor translates to MKKNDRLELIRKIVQENKITTQGELVKLLQNEGLKATQATVSRDINEIGITKVPTEDGSYIYGLSTAPRRVGGTSVVTRRLLRVDRQHAFMNIVVQPGTSRLIKKILLDEYKHLIFSVIADDDTLFLVAQSELAAIELQGQIIKWVEE, encoded by the coding sequence ATGAAGAAGAATGATCGTTTGGAGTTAATCCGAAAGATTGTCCAAGAAAATAAAATTACGACTCAGGGAGAATTGGTAAAATTACTCCAAAATGAGGGATTAAAGGCTACTCAGGCGACAGTATCGCGTGATATCAATGAAATTGGTATTACCAAGGTACCAACTGAAGACGGTTCATACATCTATGGGCTCTCAACTGCTCCTAGACGAGTGGGTGGAACTTCTGTTGTGACCCGTCGCTTGTTGCGTGTTGATCGTCAACATGCCTTTATGAATATCGTTGTTCAACCTGGGACAAGCCGTCTCATCAAGAAGATTCTTTTGGATGAGTACAAGCATTTGATTTTTAGTGTCATTGCTGACGATGATACCCTCTTTTTAGTGGCTCAGTCAGAGTTAGCAGCCATCGAACTACAGGGGCAAATCATTAAGTGGGTTGAAGAATAG
- a CDS encoding HU family DNA-binding protein, which translates to MANKQDLIAKVAEATELTKKDSAAAVDAVFASIEEFLAAGEKVQLIGFGNFEVRERAARQGRNPQTGEAISIAASKVPAFKAGKALKDAVK; encoded by the coding sequence ATGGCTAACAAACAAGATTTGATCGCTAAAGTTGCAGAAGCAACTGAGCTTACTAAAAAAGATTCAGCAGCAGCTGTAGATGCAGTTTTCGCTTCTATCGAAGAATTCCTTGCTGCAGGTGAAAAAGTACAATTGATCGGTTTCGGTAACTTTGAAGTACGCGAACGCGCTGCTCGTCAAGGTCGTAACCCACAAACTGGTGAAGCTATCTCAATCGCAGCTTCTAAAGTTCCTGCATTTAAAGCTGGTAAAGCTCTTAAAGACGCAGTTAAATAA
- the recN gene encoding DNA repair protein RecN, whose amino-acid sequence MLLEITIKNFAIIEEISLNFENGMTVLTGETGAGKSIIIDAMNLMLGARASSEVVRHSASKAEIQGFFSIEQNPALVSILEDNGIPVEDELIIRREIFQNGRSVSRINGQMVNLTTLKAVGHFLVDIHGQHDQEELMKPALHITMLDAFGDKEFFQTKKEYQEYFDRYRELRKAVLEKQKNEQEHKARIEMLAFQIAEIEAVSLKSGEDLALMKERDKLLNHKQIADTLTNAYVMLDNEDFSSLSNVRSAMNDLQSLEEYDSDYKELSGNLSEAYYVLEDVTKQLGDLLDNLDFDAGRLQEIEHRLDTINAITRKYGGTVDDVLDYLENSSKEYNLLTGNSSSSDAMEQELKQLEKDLLASAETLQTARHQIATALEAEIKNELCDLYMDKADFKVTFTKGKFNRDGNEQVEFYISTNPGEGFKPLVKVASGGELSRLMLAIKSAFARKEDKTSIVFDEVDTGVSGRVAQAIAQKIHKIGSHGQVLAISHLPQVIAIADYQFFISKESDNETTVSRVRLLTPEERVQEIAKMLAGDNVTEAALSQARALLKVDDSL is encoded by the coding sequence ATGCTTCTCGAAATTACGATAAAGAATTTCGCAATTATTGAAGAGATTTCTCTAAACTTTGAGAATGGTATGACCGTCCTTACTGGTGAAACAGGTGCTGGTAAGTCCATTATTATAGATGCCATGAATCTTATGTTGGGCGCACGTGCTTCTAGCGAAGTCGTCCGTCATTCAGCATCTAAGGCTGAGATTCAGGGCTTCTTTTCAATCGAACAAAATCCTGCCTTGGTTAGTATCTTGGAAGATAATGGGATTCCTGTCGAGGATGAATTGATTATCCGTCGTGAAATCTTCCAAAATGGTAGAAGTGTTAGTCGCATCAATGGACAGATGGTCAATTTAACGACACTTAAAGCCGTTGGGCACTTCTTGGTAGATATCCATGGACAACATGACCAGGAAGAGCTTATGAAACCTGCTCTGCATATTACCATGCTTGATGCCTTTGGTGACAAGGAATTTTTCCAAACTAAGAAAGAATACCAAGAGTATTTTGACCGCTATCGTGAGTTAAGAAAAGCCGTTCTTGAAAAGCAGAAAAATGAGCAGGAGCATAAGGCTCGAATTGAAATGCTAGCTTTTCAGATTGCAGAAATTGAAGCAGTCTCTCTAAAATCAGGAGAAGATTTGGCATTGATGAAGGAGCGAGACAAGCTTCTTAACCATAAGCAGATTGCTGATACCTTAACAAATGCCTATGTCATGCTGGATAATGAAGATTTTTCAAGTCTTTCAAATGTTCGTTCTGCCATGAATGACCTCCAGTCTCTTGAAGAGTATGACTCAGATTACAAAGAACTCTCTGGAAATCTATCAGAAGCCTATTATGTTTTGGAAGATGTCACTAAGCAACTCGGTGACCTTTTGGATAATTTGGACTTTGATGCTGGGCGTTTGCAAGAGATTGAACACCGCTTAGATACGATTAATGCAATTACTCGTAAATATGGTGGGACTGTCGATGACGTCTTAGATTATCTGGAAAATTCAAGTAAAGAATATAATCTTTTAACTGGCAATTCCAGTTCGTCAGATGCGATGGAACAAGAGCTTAAGCAACTTGAAAAAGATCTGCTTGCGTCTGCAGAGACCTTACAAACGGCACGCCATCAAATTGCTACAGCCCTTGAAGCTGAGATTAAGAACGAGTTATGCGACCTTTACATGGATAAGGCTGATTTTAAAGTTACCTTTACTAAAGGGAAATTTAACCGTGATGGTAATGAGCAGGTTGAGTTTTACATCTCAACCAATCCAGGTGAAGGCTTTAAACCGCTTGTTAAGGTTGCTTCAGGAGGAGAATTATCTCGACTCATGTTAGCGATTAAGTCAGCCTTTGCCCGCAAAGAAGACAAAACAAGTATCGTCTTCGATGAGGTTGATACTGGCGTTTCAGGTCGTGTTGCCCAAGCCATCGCTCAGAAAATTCATAAGATTGGGAGTCATGGTCAGGTTTTGGCCATCAGTCACCTTCCACAAGTTATTGCCATTGCTGATTATCAGTTCTTTATTTCTAAGGAAAGCGATAATGAGACGACTGTCTCTCGTGTTCGTCTCTTGACACCTGAGGAAAGGGTGCAAGAAATCGCTAAGATGTTAGCAGGTGATAATGTGACGGAGGCTGCCTTGAGCCAAGCAAGAGCCTTGTTAAAGGTAGATGACTCTCTTTAG
- a CDS encoding TlyA family RNA methyltransferase — MPKERVDVLAYKQGLFETREQAKRGVMAGLVVNVINGERYDKPGEKIDDGTELKLKGEKLKYVSRGGLKLEKALEVFNLSVEGMTTIDIGASTGGFTDVMLQNGAKLVYAVDVGTNQLVWKLRQDERVRSMEQYNFRYAEPIDFTEGLPSFASIDVSFISLNLILPALAKILVDGGQVVALVKPQFEAGREQIGKNGIVRESSVHEKVLETVTAFAVDYGFSVKGLDFSPIQGGHGNIEFLAHLEKTSSPQNDAQTSIKDVVAQAHKEFKKNEEE; from the coding sequence ATGCCTAAGGAAAGAGTAGACGTTTTGGCTTATAAACAAGGCCTTTTTGAAACACGAGAACAAGCTAAACGTGGCGTTATGGCTGGTTTAGTTGTTAATGTTATCAATGGTGAACGTTACGATAAACCTGGTGAAAAAATCGACGACGGTACAGAGTTGAAGCTTAAAGGAGAAAAACTCAAGTATGTGAGCCGTGGAGGACTTAAACTTGAAAAAGCTTTGGAAGTATTCAATCTGTCAGTTGAAGGCATGACGACCATCGATATCGGAGCTTCAACAGGTGGGTTTACCGATGTTATGCTTCAAAATGGGGCCAAACTGGTTTATGCTGTGGATGTCGGTACCAATCAGTTGGTTTGGAAATTGCGTCAAGATGAGCGTGTTCGTTCCATGGAGCAATATAATTTCCGTTATGCTGAACCTATTGATTTTACAGAAGGACTACCGTCTTTTGCATCAATTGATGTCAGCTTCATCTCTCTTAATCTGATTCTGCCGGCCTTGGCTAAGATATTGGTTGATGGAGGGCAAGTAGTTGCTCTTGTGAAACCACAATTTGAGGCGGGCCGTGAACAAATTGGGAAAAACGGGATTGTCCGTGAGAGCAGTGTCCATGAAAAAGTGTTAGAAACAGTGACAGCTTTTGCGGTTGACTATGGCTTTTCAGTTAAGGGACTGGACTTTTCACCTATCCAAGGTGGTCATGGTAACATTGAGTTTCTCGCACACTTGGAGAAGACAAGTTCTCCTCAAAATGATGCTCAAACCTCTATTAAGGACGTTGTAGCACAAGCACATAAGGAGTTTAAAAAGAATGAAGAAGAATGA
- a CDS encoding DegV family protein: MSKIRIVTDSSITIEPELVEKYNITVVPLSVMVDGVIYSDSDLREEGRFLDMMKHSKELPKTSQPPVGLFAETYEKLVKEGAEQIVAIHLMHTLSGTCEASRQGASLSGADVTVIDSGFTDQCLKFQVVEAAKLAEAGDSLDEIVARVEEVKSKSELHIGVSTLENLVKGGRIGRVTGLLSSLLNIRVIMELKDYQLNTIAKGRGAKTFTKWLDSYINGIKDKDRKVAEIGISYAGTPDFAHEMAEKLEVLGAPISILETGSIIQTHTGEGAFAVMVRYE, encoded by the coding sequence ATGAGTAAAATCAGAATTGTAACCGATTCGTCAATTACGATTGAACCAGAATTGGTTGAAAAATATAATATCACTGTTGTTCCATTGTCGGTTATGGTGGACGGTGTCATCTATTCAGATAGTGATCTTCGAGAAGAAGGCCGTTTCTTGGATATGATGAAGCATAGTAAAGAGTTACCAAAGACTAGCCAACCACCAGTAGGTTTGTTTGCTGAGACATATGAAAAACTTGTCAAAGAAGGTGCAGAACAGATTGTGGCTATCCACCTCATGCACACCCTCTCTGGGACATGTGAAGCTTCACGTCAAGGAGCTAGCCTGTCAGGAGCAGATGTAACCGTTATCGATTCAGGCTTTACGGATCAGTGCCTTAAGTTTCAGGTTGTTGAAGCAGCCAAATTAGCTGAAGCAGGAGATAGTCTAGATGAGATTGTAGCACGTGTGGAAGAAGTGAAAAGTAAATCTGAACTACATATCGGTGTTTCTACCCTTGAGAATCTTGTCAAAGGTGGTCGTATTGGACGTGTAACAGGTCTACTATCTTCATTGCTCAATATCCGTGTCATTATGGAGTTGAAAGACTATCAGTTGAATACGATTGCGAAGGGTCGTGGTGCTAAGACATTCACAAAATGGTTGGATTCTTATATTAATGGTATCAAGGATAAGGACCGCAAAGTGGCAGAGATTGGTATTTCTTATGCAGGGACACCTGATTTTGCACATGAAATGGCTGAAAAACTTGAGGTTTTGGGCGCTCCGATTTCAATCCTTGAGACTGGTTCCATCATTCAAACGCACACTGGTGAAGGCGCCTTTGCCGTAATGGTTCGTTATGAATAA
- a CDS encoding 2-isopropylmalate synthase, which produces MRKVEFFDTSLRDGEQTPGVNFSIKEKVAIAKQLEKWGISVIEAGFPAASPDSFEAVKQIAEAMTTTSVTGLARSVKSDIDACYEALKDAKYPQIHVFIATSPIHREFKLKKSKEEILEAVKEHVSYARSKFEVVEFSPEDATRTELDFLTEVVQTAVDAGASYINIPDTVGFTTPEEFARIFDHLTENIKSDHKVVFGVHCHDDLGMATANTLTAIKHGAGRVQGTVNGIGERAGNVALEEVAVALKIREDFFQATSDIVLNETMNTSELVSRFSGIPVPKNKAVVGGNAFSHESGIHQDGVLKNPQTYEIFTPELVGVKSNSLPLGKLSGRHAFVEKLKELELDFVEEDIKPLFAKFKVLAGKKHDITDADIRALVAGTSVDNPEGFHFEDLRLTTNADETITATVSLANEDGESVEFLANGQGSVEAIFNAIDKFFNQTVRLTSYNIDAVTDGIDAQARVLVTVENVDTDTIFNASGLDFDVLKASAIAYINANTLVQKENAGEMARKVSYRDLP; this is translated from the coding sequence ATGCGTAAAGTTGAATTTTTTGATACAAGTCTTCGTGATGGGGAACAAACACCTGGTGTTAACTTCTCAATCAAAGAAAAAGTTGCTATTGCTAAGCAACTTGAAAAATGGGGAATTTCTGTAATTGAAGCTGGTTTCCCTGCAGCCAGCCCAGATTCATTTGAAGCAGTAAAACAAATTGCAGAAGCTATGACAACAACTTCTGTTACTGGCTTGGCTCGTTCAGTAAAATCTGATATTGATGCTTGTTATGAAGCTTTGAAAGATGCTAAGTATCCACAAATTCATGTCTTTATCGCGACAAGTCCTATTCACCGTGAGTTTAAATTGAAGAAATCAAAAGAAGAAATTCTTGAAGCTGTAAAAGAACATGTGTCATATGCACGTTCAAAATTTGAAGTTGTTGAGTTTTCTCCTGAAGATGCTACTCGTACTGAGCTTGATTTCTTGACTGAAGTTGTTCAAACAGCAGTTGATGCTGGTGCCTCATATATTAATATTCCTGATACAGTTGGCTTTACGACTCCAGAAGAGTTTGCACGTATTTTTGATCACTTGACTGAAAATATTAAATCAGACCATAAAGTTGTCTTTGGTGTTCACTGTCACGATGACCTCGGTATGGCAACTGCAAATACTTTGACAGCAATTAAACATGGTGCTGGACGTGTTCAGGGAACAGTCAACGGTATTGGTGAGCGTGCGGGTAATGTTGCTCTTGAAGAAGTAGCTGTCGCTTTGAAAATTCGTGAAGACTTTTTCCAAGCAACAAGTGATATTGTTCTTAATGAAACAATGAATACTTCAGAGCTTGTTTCTCGCTTCTCTGGAATTCCTGTTCCTAAAAATAAAGCTGTTGTTGGTGGAAATGCCTTCTCTCATGAATCAGGTATCCACCAAGATGGTGTTCTTAAGAACCCACAAACTTATGAAATCTTCACACCAGAATTGGTAGGTGTGAAGAGTAACAGTCTTCCTCTTGGTAAATTGTCAGGACGTCATGCCTTTGTTGAAAAATTGAAAGAACTTGAGCTTGACTTTGTTGAAGAAGATATCAAACCACTCTTTGCCAAATTTAAAGTCTTGGCTGGGAAAAAACATGATATCACAGATGCAGACATTCGTGCCCTTGTTGCTGGTACTAGTGTAGATAATCCAGAAGGTTTCCACTTCGAAGATCTTCGCTTGACTACTAATGCTGATGAAACAATCACTGCTACAGTAAGCTTGGCTAATGAAGACGGTGAATCTGTAGAATTTTTGGCCAATGGACAAGGGTCAGTTGAAGCTATTTTCAATGCTATTGATAAATTCTTCAACCAAACAGTTCGCTTGACTTCTTATAATATTGACGCTGTAACTGATGGTATTGATGCGCAAGCGCGTGTACTTGTAACTGTTGAAAATGTAGATACAGATACTATTTTCAATGCATCTGGTTTGGACTTTGATGTTTTGAAAGCATCAGCAATTGCCTATATCAATGCTAATACATTGGTTCAAAAAGAAAATGCTGGTGAGATGGCACGTAAGGTTTCTTATCGTGACCTTCCATAA
- a CDS encoding exodeoxyribonuclease VII small subunit, producing MSTKKTFEENLQDLEAIVTKLETGDVALEDAIAEFQKGMALSKDLQKTLEDAEKTLVKVMQADGTETEMDA from the coding sequence ATGTCAACTAAAAAAACATTTGAGGAAAATTTACAGGACTTAGAAGCTATCGTCACTAAGCTCGAAACAGGTGATGTTGCTCTTGAGGATGCTATTGCTGAGTTCCAAAAAGGTATGGCCTTGTCTAAAGATTTGCAGAAGACCTTGGAAGATGCTGAAAAAACACTAGTTAAGGTCATGCAAGCAGATGGTACAGAAACGGAAATGGATGCCTAA
- a CDS encoding YpmS family protein has protein sequence MSKIWKWLFLGLLALNLALVSVVAYRIMTPVETTSSVSLPKGATKIGKYSMTREELDAALTGFAQDYSTDKMRFKVKVTNSKIVFESSYKVLGHPVPLYVYFTPVVSESGAIVLHVSELSAGTLKLPVSDALKMIKRSTNLPDYIAINSKKGKVTLNIQSMKNEKGITARAQSLDLVNDRIEFDIYKTIN, from the coding sequence GTGAGTAAGATATGGAAGTGGTTATTTTTAGGACTCTTGGCCTTAAATCTAGCCTTAGTAAGTGTTGTGGCCTATAGAATCATGACTCCAGTGGAGACGACGAGTTCTGTATCCCTACCTAAGGGAGCAACTAAAATTGGTAAGTATAGTATGACAAGGGAGGAGCTTGACGCTGCTCTTACGGGCTTTGCCCAAGATTATTCGACCGATAAGATGCGTTTCAAGGTCAAGGTTACTAATTCTAAAATTGTTTTCGAAAGTAGCTATAAGGTTTTAGGTCACCCTGTCCCTCTTTATGTCTACTTTACGCCGGTTGTTAGTGAATCAGGAGCAATTGTACTTCATGTTTCTGAGCTTTCGGCTGGAACCTTGAAACTGCCTGTTTCGGATGCCCTTAAGATGATTAAACGTTCAACTAACCTCCCTGATTACATCGCCATCAATAGTAAGAAGGGAAAGGTTACCTTAAATATTCAGTCTATGAAGAATGAGAAGGGGATTACAGCACGTGCTCAAAGCCTTGATTTGGTTAATGACCGTATCGAATTTGACATCTATAAGACAATAAATTAA
- a CDS encoding phosphoglycerate mutase, with protein MVKLVFARHGESEWNKANLFTGWADVDLSEKGTQQAIDAGKLIKEAGIEFDQAYTSVLKRAIKTTNLALEASDQLWVPVEKSWRLNERHYGGLTGKNKAEAAEQFGDEQVHIWRRSYDVLPPAMDRDDEHSAHTDRRYASLDDSVIPDAENLKVTLERALPFWEDKIAPALKDGKNVFVGAHGNSIRALVKHIKQLSDDEIMDVEIPNFPPLVFEFDDKLNVVNEYYLGK; from the coding sequence ATGGTAAAATTGGTTTTCGCTCGCCACGGTGAGTCTGAATGGAACAAAGCTAACCTTTTCACAGGTTGGGCTGACGTAGATCTTTCTGAAAAAGGTACTCAACAAGCTATCGACGCTGGTAAATTGATCAAAGAAGCTGGTATCGAATTTGATCAAGCATACACTTCAGTATTGAAACGTGCGATCAAAACAACTAACTTGGCTCTTGAAGCATCTGACCAACTTTGGGTTCCAGTTGAAAAATCATGGCGCTTGAACGAACGTCACTACGGTGGTTTGACTGGTAAAAACAAAGCAGAAGCTGCTGAACAATTTGGTGATGAGCAAGTTCACATCTGGCGTCGTTCATACGATGTTTTGCCTCCAGCAATGGATCGTGATGATGAGCACTCAGCACACACTGATCGTCGTTATGCTTCACTAGACGACTCAGTAATTCCAGATGCTGAAAACTTGAAAGTTACTTTGGAACGTGCCCTTCCATTCTGGGAAGATAAAATCGCTCCAGCTCTTAAAGATGGTAAAAACGTATTCGTAGGTGCACACGGTAACTCAATCCGTGCCCTTGTTAAACACATCAAACAATTGTCAGATGACGAAATCATGGATGTTGAAATTCCAAACTTCCCACCATTGGTATTCGAATTTGACGATAAATTGAACGTTGTTAACGAATACTACCTCGGAAAATAA
- a CDS encoding dihydroorotate oxidase, whose protein sequence is MVSTATKVGQFTFSNCLMNAAGVHCMTKEELAEVEASAAGSFVTKTGTLEARPGNPEPRYVNVPLGSINSMGLPNNGFEYYLDYVIELQKQPNTKNHFLSLVGLSPEETHTILKKVQESDYEGLVELNLSCPNVPGKPQIAYDFETTTEILTEVFSYFTKPLGVKLPPYFDIVHFDQAAAVFNQFPLVFVNCVNSIGNGLYIEDESVVIKPKNGFGGIGGDYIKPTALANVHAFYQRLKPEIQIIGTGGVKSGRDAFEHILCGASMVQVGTALQKEGVAVFDRITKELKEIMEEKGYETLEDFRGKLHYID, encoded by the coding sequence ATGGTTTCTACTGCTACAAAAGTTGGTCAGTTTACATTTTCTAACTGTCTTATGAATGCTGCGGGTGTTCATTGTATGACTAAGGAAGAATTGGCAGAGGTCGAGGCTTCAGCTGCAGGTTCATTCGTCACAAAAACAGGGACACTTGAAGCCCGCCCTGGTAATCCTGAACCACGTTATGTTAATGTACCTCTTGGGTCAATCAACTCAATGGGCTTGCCAAATAACGGTTTTGAATACTACCTTGACTATGTGATTGAATTGCAAAAGCAACCCAATACCAAAAATCATTTCCTTTCACTAGTTGGTCTCTCACCTGAAGAAACCCACACGATTCTCAAAAAAGTTCAAGAAAGCGACTATGAAGGACTTGTTGAACTCAACCTCTCATGCCCTAACGTTCCTGGTAAACCTCAAATTGCCTATGATTTTGAAACAACAACCGAGATCCTTACTGAAGTCTTCTCTTACTTTACAAAACCTCTTGGTGTGAAATTACCACCATACTTTGATATTGTGCACTTTGACCAAGCTGCTGCAGTGTTTAACCAATTTCCACTTGTCTTTGTTAACTGTGTGAACTCAATTGGTAATGGCCTTTACATTGAAGATGAGTCTGTTGTCATCAAACCTAAGAATGGTTTTGGTGGTATCGGTGGTGACTACATCAAACCTACTGCCTTGGCAAACGTTCACGCTTTCTACCAACGTCTGAAACCTGAAATCCAAATTATTGGTACTGGTGGTGTCAAATCTGGTCGTGATGCCTTTGAACACATCCTTTGTGGTGCAAGTATGGTACAAGTGGGTACTGCCCTTCAAAAAGAAGGTGTCGCTGTTTTTGACCGTATTACTAAAGAACTTAAAGAAATCATGGAAGAAAAAGGTTACGAAACTCTTGAAGACTTCCGAGGAAAACTTCACTACATTGACTAG
- a CDS encoding polyprenyl synthetase family protein translates to MSKLNKIDAAIRDYYQKKNLPVSSDLITAILYSVDSGGKRIRPLIFLNLLEGFGLELTPSHFDVAASLEMIHTGSLIHDDLPAMDDDDYRRGRLTNHKKFDEATAILAGDSLFLDPFDLLAQTDLSAEIRVQLIQALSHSSGTFGMVGGQMLDMKGEGQELDLSQLAKVHEHKTGKLLTFPFVAAGIVAQKDQQVLENLQEAGRLIGLAFQVRDDILDVTADFEELGKTPGKDVVAGKSTYPALLGLEKSHAILEKSLNKAEAIFQNLAETQGFKKDSIIEIIERLRLHA, encoded by the coding sequence ATGAGCAAGTTAAATAAAATTGATGCGGCTATCCGTGATTATTACCAAAAAAAGAATCTTCCTGTATCAAGTGATTTAATCACTGCCATCCTTTATTCAGTTGATAGTGGAGGCAAGCGTATTCGTCCACTGATTTTCTTAAATTTACTTGAAGGTTTTGGTTTAGAGCTTACTCCTAGTCATTTCGATGTCGCAGCAAGTCTTGAAATGATTCATACTGGAAGTCTTATTCACGACGATTTGCCGGCCATGGATGATGATGATTACCGTCGAGGACGTTTAACCAACCATAAGAAATTTGATGAAGCAACGGCAATCTTGGCTGGAGACTCTCTCTTTTTGGATCCATTTGACCTCCTGGCTCAAACAGACCTATCCGCAGAAATTCGAGTTCAATTGATTCAAGCATTGTCTCATTCTTCAGGCACCTTCGGTATGGTAGGTGGTCAGATGCTGGATATGAAGGGTGAAGGTCAGGAACTTGATTTATCGCAACTGGCTAAGGTTCATGAGCATAAGACAGGTAAGCTTTTAACCTTTCCTTTTGTGGCGGCAGGTATTGTTGCTCAAAAAGATCAACAGGTCTTGGAAAATCTTCAAGAAGCTGGTCGCCTGATTGGTCTTGCCTTTCAAGTACGTGATGATATTTTGGATGTGACTGCTGATTTCGAAGAACTTGGGAAGACACCTGGAAAAGATGTAGTTGCTGGAAAATCAACTTATCCGGCTCTTCTTGGTCTGGAAAAATCACATGCTATCCTCGAGAAATCACTTAATAAAGCGGAGGCTATTTTCCAAAATCTAGCTGAGACTCAAGGTTTTAAGAAAGACAGTATTATAGAAATCATAGAAAGGTTACGACTCCATGCCTAA
- a CDS encoding SGNH/GDSL hydrolase family protein, with translation MNKWKESELVRSLVGFFLLFLLFIGLFIFVVPSTHQSSKIAEKIKSIKNEKVTYVAIGDSLTQGVGDSSNQGGFVPVLSQALESDFDWQVTSRNYGIAGNTSNQILKRVQEKKDIQRDLKKAKVMTLTVGGNDVIHVIKDNITNLNVDTFTKPAQAYQKRLGQIIELARKDNKTLPIYIVGIYNPFYLNFPEMTEMQTIVDNWNQSTEEVCKKYDNVYFVPVNDLLYKGIDGKGGVTSSDDTSQSSNSSQGSLNDALFEDDHFHPNNTGYQIMSDAILKRINQTKKEWSGE, from the coding sequence ATGAATAAGTGGAAAGAATCAGAATTAGTTAGAAGCCTCGTAGGCTTCTTCTTGCTTTTTCTCTTATTTATCGGCCTCTTTATTTTTGTAGTTCCTAGTACGCATCAGTCATCAAAAATTGCAGAAAAAATTAAATCTATTAAAAATGAAAAGGTCACCTATGTTGCTATCGGTGATTCCCTTACGCAAGGTGTAGGTGATAGTAGTAATCAAGGGGGCTTCGTTCCTGTTTTGTCTCAGGCCTTAGAGTCAGATTTTGACTGGCAAGTGACCTCTCGCAACTATGGTATCGCAGGGAATACGAGCAATCAAATTCTCAAGAGAGTGCAAGAAAAGAAGGATATTCAAAGAGATCTCAAGAAGGCTAAAGTGATGACTCTGACAGTTGGTGGTAATGATGTAATCCATGTCATTAAGGACAATATCACTAATCTTAATGTAGACACCTTCACTAAGCCAGCTCAGGCCTATCAAAAGAGATTAGGACAGATTATTGAGTTAGCTCGTAAGGATAATAAAACATTGCCAATTTATATTGTTGGTATTTACAATCCTTTTTATCTTAATTTTCCAGAGATGACAGAAATGCAAACTATTGTAGATAATTGGAACCAATCTACTGAAGAAGTGTGCAAGAAGTACGATAATGTCTATTTTGTTCCTGTAAATGATTTGCTTTATAAGGGAATTGACGGTAAGGGCGGTGTTACAAGCTCTGATGATACGTCTCAGTCTAGTAACTCTTCTCAAGGTAGCCTGAATGATGCTCTTTTTGAGGATGATCATTTTCATCCAAATAATACAGGTTATCAAATTATGTCAGATGCCATTTTGAAACGTATTAACCAAACAAAGAAGGAGTGGTCAGGTGAGTAA